The following proteins are encoded in a genomic region of Sulfurovum indicum:
- a CDS encoding efflux RND transporter permease subunit — MTGLEKLIYSILGSKSKKRLVIVVTAVAFFLSLLMFPSKLVLAKMLPGKSDNTFSVYIDTPTGSSVEQTNKVSQCVIDILKNEKEIMNLELFLGQGIPLDYAGLVKGASMKMTENVAEIAVNLTDKHSRDEPSFLMVQRLRPIVKEKCLPLIKGTNIKFIEQPAGPPTLASIVLEVHGENLDKVREISMKVANIFQKTDGLVDVDIMADEIFDKYELIPDKEKIVRSGLSVEQVNNILYLAFEGMEIAHKNSKNAPDQIPMFLVLEKSSKSLYSQSKEALQSKLSSLNLMNKKGMMVPLSEVVTVRKVKSSPSIMHKDLSRMVNVIAETDMVSQVYPLLAARDVMLKEFAKDYDIEKAGFTTYMFDLYLTDKKSGEKFLLRWDGEMKVTLDTFRDLGSAFIAALVLIFLLLVIYYKSFALSGIILLGSFLSLIGVIVGHWVANLFTSETFFLTATSLIGFIALMGISSRNSLLLIDFAKSLMECHGMEKRKAIAVAAATRAKPIALTAVAIILGSALLASDPVFGGLGVALISGTVAAVFVSLLFVPVLMHNTKAMDFTPEEQCDIDNISITK; from the coding sequence ATGACAGGTTTAGAAAAGCTTATTTATAGTATCCTCGGCAGCAAAAGCAAGAAGAGATTGGTTATCGTTGTAACAGCAGTTGCATTTTTTCTCTCTTTGCTGATGTTCCCTTCCAAACTTGTACTTGCAAAGATGCTTCCGGGCAAGAGTGACAACACCTTTTCTGTGTATATTGATACTCCTACGGGAAGCTCTGTTGAACAGACAAACAAGGTGAGTCAGTGTGTTATTGACATTCTTAAAAATGAGAAAGAGATCATGAACCTTGAACTCTTTTTAGGGCAGGGAATTCCACTTGATTATGCTGGACTGGTTAAAGGCGCAAGTATGAAGATGACAGAAAATGTTGCTGAGATCGCAGTGAATCTTACCGATAAGCATAGCAGGGACGAGCCTTCATTTCTGATGGTACAAAGACTGCGCCCGATCGTCAAAGAAAAGTGTCTGCCGCTTATCAAAGGAACCAATATAAAATTCATAGAGCAGCCGGCAGGTCCTCCGACATTGGCTTCCATTGTTCTTGAGGTACACGGTGAGAATTTGGATAAAGTACGTGAGATATCTATGAAAGTAGCTAATATTTTCCAGAAAACAGATGGTCTGGTCGATGTAGATATAATGGCGGATGAGATCTTTGACAAATATGAGTTGATACCGGATAAAGAAAAGATCGTTAGAAGCGGTTTGAGTGTAGAACAGGTAAACAACATTCTTTATCTGGCATTTGAAGGTATGGAGATCGCACATAAGAACTCCAAGAATGCACCTGATCAGATCCCGATGTTCCTGGTACTGGAAAAATCAAGTAAGAGCCTGTATTCACAAAGCAAGGAAGCTCTGCAGAGCAAACTCTCTTCATTGAACCTGATGAACAAGAAGGGTATGATGGTACCTCTAAGTGAAGTGGTGACCGTCCGAAAAGTCAAGTCAAGTCCTTCGATTATGCATAAAGACCTTTCTCGAATGGTTAATGTCATAGCTGAGACAGACATGGTCTCCCAAGTCTATCCGTTGCTCGCAGCAAGGGATGTCATGCTCAAAGAGTTCGCAAAGGATTATGACATTGAAAAAGCAGGTTTTACGACCTATATGTTCGATCTTTATCTGACCGATAAAAAGAGTGGAGAGAAGTTTCTGCTTCGATGGGATGGGGAGATGAAAGTGACACTTGACACCTTTAGAGATCTTGGAAGTGCATTTATTGCAGCGTTGGTATTGATCTTCCTTTTATTAGTAATCTATTATAAAAGTTTTGCTCTCAGTGGCATTATCCTGCTGGGATCGTTCCTTTCTTTGATAGGGGTGATTGTAGGACACTGGGTTGCAAATCTTTTTACAAGTGAAACTTTTTTCCTGACAGCGACATCGCTTATCGGGTTTATTGCCCTGATGGGGATCAGTTCAAGGAACTCGCTGCTGCTCATTGACTTTGCCAAGTCACTGATGGAGTGTCATGGTATGGAAAAAAGAAAAGCGATCGCTGTTGCTGCAGCAACGAGAGCAAAACCAATTGCTTTAACTGCGGTTGCGATCATCCTGGGGTCTGCACTTCTTGCATCTGATCCTGTTTTTGGTGGTTTGGGAGTAGCGCTGATCTCAGGAACGGTTGCAGCTGTTTTTGTATCGCTTCTTTTTGTACCGGTATTGATGCATAATACGAAAGCGATGGACTTTACACCTGAAGAGCAGTGTGACATCGACAATATATCAATTACGAAGTAA
- a CDS encoding efflux RND transporter permease subunit — MEKKNEYQVTDYAGKLAKGFLRNPLTAVLGAFLLVMGYLALNIMPREEDPQIAISGGGVVVAMPGASPREIENIIINPLERKLREVKGIEHIYGQAFDNYGVVSVMYYIGEDREDSNLKLYDKVMQNMDLMPKGVMQPLVKPFDIDIDIPILTIAFYAKDKKVDDVKLFEVVRRIQQKLNAVENVAKTTLQGARKAQYNIEVDMGKLSAYHLSLGQIMKAVQSVAVDVPDVKGRTRDNKLVIFGVKNAIESVEDVGSVIVAQYMGSPIYLRDVAKVTEGVDIQNFKTAKIRFKENENASSLGEERSQITLTVAKLAGTNAVFVAEDVLEVLKEHEEEFAQKGIGYLVTRNYGERANEAVNELMRHLIITIVIIALMLVFALGWKESVIVTFTVPAILAVTLFVAFLSGQTINRITLFAFLLSLGLLVDAAIIVIENIHRHLHAHDADTKEMDELLIEATDEIGAPTNVATLAIILTMVPMAFVGGMMGSFMKPIPYNVPVALIASLFVAYIFTPYLSLKLLKKPTHNHQDKGEK, encoded by the coding sequence ATGGAAAAGAAAAATGAATATCAGGTGACTGATTACGCCGGTAAGCTGGCTAAGGGGTTTCTTCGCAATCCTCTAACAGCAGTATTGGGTGCCTTTTTGCTTGTTATGGGATATCTTGCACTCAATATCATGCCGCGTGAAGAGGACCCGCAGATCGCGATCTCCGGAGGAGGGGTTGTAGTAGCTATGCCCGGAGCTTCTCCCCGTGAGATCGAAAACATTATTATTAATCCTCTGGAGCGTAAACTCCGTGAGGTTAAAGGGATCGAGCATATTTACGGACAGGCATTTGACAATTACGGTGTTGTAAGTGTTATGTATTATATTGGTGAAGACAGGGAAGATTCAAACCTTAAACTTTATGATAAAGTGATGCAGAATATGGACCTAATGCCAAAAGGTGTTATGCAGCCGCTTGTCAAGCCATTCGATATTGATATTGATATTCCTATTCTGACGATCGCTTTTTATGCAAAAGACAAAAAAGTAGATGATGTCAAACTCTTTGAGGTGGTACGCAGAATCCAGCAGAAGCTCAATGCTGTGGAAAATGTTGCCAAAACAACACTGCAGGGAGCACGAAAAGCCCAGTATAATATTGAAGTAGATATGGGAAAACTTTCTGCCTACCATCTCTCGCTGGGACAGATTATGAAAGCGGTACAGTCTGTTGCTGTGGACGTACCGGATGTCAAAGGCCGTACCCGTGATAATAAACTGGTTATCTTCGGCGTCAAGAATGCGATTGAAAGCGTTGAGGATGTAGGAAGTGTTATTGTGGCACAGTATATGGGATCGCCTATCTATCTTCGTGATGTGGCAAAAGTGACTGAAGGTGTGGATATACAGAACTTTAAAACAGCAAAAATACGTTTTAAAGAGAATGAAAATGCTTCCTCTCTTGGGGAAGAACGCAGTCAGATCACACTGACGGTGGCGAAACTTGCCGGTACCAATGCCGTGTTTGTTGCAGAAGATGTACTTGAAGTATTGAAAGAACATGAAGAGGAGTTTGCCCAGAAAGGGATAGGATATCTGGTTACCCGGAACTATGGTGAACGTGCAAATGAAGCAGTCAATGAACTGATGCGACACCTGATCATTACGATTGTGATCATTGCTTTGATGCTTGTCTTCGCACTGGGTTGGAAAGAGTCGGTTATTGTTACATTCACTGTTCCGGCAATTTTGGCTGTTACACTCTTTGTAGCATTTCTTTCCGGTCAAACGATCAACCGTATTACACTGTTTGCCTTCCTGCTTTCGCTGGGACTGTTGGTCGATGCGGCGATCATCGTAATTGAGAATATTCATAGACACCTGCATGCTCATGATGCGGATACCAAAGAGATGGACGAACTGCTTATAGAGGCGACAGATGAGATCGGTGCACCGACAAATGTTGCCACACTGGCGATCATTCTGACGATGGTTCCTATGGCATTCGTAGGCGGTATGATGGGGTCATTCATGAAACCTATTCCGTATAATGTTCCGGTAGCACTGATCGCTTCACTTTTTGTGGCATACATCTTTACACCGTATCTGAGTTTGAAACTATTGAAAAAGCCGACACACAATCATCAAGATAAAGGGGAGAAATAA
- a CDS encoding efflux RND transporter periplasmic adaptor subunit produces the protein MLVALTSLNAVEFELSGSVVSDNQKMMTSRYMGYVKRMAVSEGDIVNKGQLLYEIDSKEIEAAERQVDLAISQARLALQMNKNQYNNVLTNLARHQRLYKKKMVSKYELETLELAAKNLKDMVQIAQEQVNQALAKKEEVLNQYNYLKITAPNHGVIVAKKLNEGEMAIPGMPGVILTDLSNLKIVAEISETQLRYIKLGKEVDVSIPSIGFEAKGKISSIIPSSNPMTHKFKIKIEFDHKERAVYPGMYAKIIIRA, from the coding sequence ATGTTGGTGGCTTTAACAAGCCTGAATGCCGTTGAGTTTGAACTGAGCGGTTCGGTTGTTTCTGATAATCAGAAGATGATGACCAGCCGTTATATGGGATATGTCAAAAGAATGGCGGTTAGTGAAGGTGATATTGTCAATAAAGGGCAACTGCTTTATGAAATTGATTCAAAAGAGATAGAAGCTGCAGAACGTCAGGTAGACCTGGCAATCTCCCAGGCACGTTTGGCACTGCAGATGAACAAGAACCAATACAATAATGTGTTGACAAATCTTGCACGTCATCAGCGTCTTTATAAAAAGAAGATGGTCTCAAAGTATGAACTTGAAACGCTTGAACTGGCTGCCAAAAACCTTAAAGATATGGTTCAGATTGCACAAGAACAGGTTAATCAGGCTTTGGCAAAAAAAGAAGAGGTGCTTAACCAGTATAATTACCTTAAGATCACAGCTCCCAACCATGGGGTGATTGTTGCCAAAAAACTTAACGAAGGTGAAATGGCGATCCCGGGTATGCCAGGAGTAATCCTGACGGATCTCAGCAATCTGAAGATTGTGGCTGAGATCTCTGAGACACAGTTGCGCTATATCAAATTGGGGAAAGAGGTAGATGTTTCTATCCCTTCAATCGGGTTTGAAGCAAAAGGCAAGATCTCTTCGATTATTCCAAGTTCCAATCCTATGACACACAAGTTTAAGATCAAGATCGAGTTCGACCATAAAGAGCGTGCTGTTTATCCGGGAATGTATGCCAAAATTATCATAAGGGCATAG
- a CDS encoding TolC family protein, whose product MRKIWFLLCISMPLFAEIKQLSLQQAIEMLKKENLELKIAKFNAEIKKLESKAVEGMNYGKLDATLMAMRSNDAGNVFGFKLQSREATFGDFGFSDFLAPPPGTTDILTVQPHDLNYPDARNHFQTKISYMLPLYTGGKLTEYSRISKMLYEMSQLDTKQLLNAKIYETKKAFYDISLVENYIFNLKKIMKNISTLENVVRAMQKEGYAKEIDLLEVQARKAEAESMYNQAKLNRELAYQFLSFLLNKDVKSIKRVYDVAPMPSVDRTALESNNLDIQKAKLGLQISEHAVELEKSRFLPEVGAFAEYGSADNTLWNDFTDKDFYTVGVQLSWNIFNGGVDEKNMEKAKVNYLKVKDQVELARKGIALKAKKLRTEILSADADIRSFKKQLLFAKKVYENYRTRYKEGMVSISDVLIKQSKELEMLLKLLTAKNKRNTKVFELDSILNRGGAV is encoded by the coding sequence ATGAGAAAAATATGGTTTTTATTGTGTATATCGATGCCTCTCTTTGCCGAAATCAAGCAGTTAAGTCTGCAACAGGCGATAGAGATGTTAAAAAAAGAGAATCTTGAACTTAAGATTGCAAAGTTTAATGCCGAGATAAAAAAGCTTGAGTCCAAGGCTGTTGAAGGGATGAACTATGGTAAGTTGGATGCAACACTTATGGCAATGCGATCCAATGATGCGGGAAATGTCTTCGGATTCAAGTTGCAAAGCCGTGAAGCGACATTTGGTGATTTCGGTTTCAGTGATTTTTTAGCCCCGCCTCCAGGAACTACTGATATATTGACGGTACAGCCTCATGACTTGAACTATCCTGATGCCCGTAACCATTTTCAGACAAAAATATCTTATATGCTTCCTCTCTATACCGGTGGCAAACTGACAGAGTACAGTCGAATCAGCAAGATGCTGTATGAGATGAGTCAGCTTGACACCAAACAGCTGCTTAATGCCAAGATATATGAGACAAAGAAAGCTTTTTATGATATATCTTTGGTGGAGAACTATATTTTTAATCTTAAAAAGATCATGAAGAACATTTCAACACTTGAGAATGTGGTACGTGCGATGCAAAAAGAGGGCTATGCAAAGGAGATAGATCTTCTGGAGGTACAGGCAAGAAAAGCAGAAGCGGAGAGTATGTATAATCAGGCGAAACTCAACCGTGAACTCGCATACCAGTTTCTTTCATTTCTTCTTAACAAAGATGTCAAAAGCATCAAGCGTGTATATGATGTAGCACCCATGCCAAGTGTAGACAGAACAGCACTTGAATCAAATAACCTTGATATCCAGAAAGCAAAGCTCGGGCTGCAGATCAGTGAACATGCAGTAGAGCTTGAAAAGTCCCGTTTTCTTCCTGAAGTAGGTGCATTTGCAGAGTACGGCAGTGCGGACAATACGCTATGGAATGATTTTACCGATAAAGATTTCTACACCGTAGGTGTACAGCTTTCATGGAATATCTTTAATGGCGGTGTTGACGAGAAGAATATGGAAAAAGCAAAGGTGAACTACCTGAAAGTGAAAGATCAGGTGGAATTGGCACGTAAAGGTATTGCACTAAAAGCAAAAAAACTGAGAACGGAAATACTTAGTGCAGATGCAGACATAAGAAGTTTTAAAAAACAGTTACTTTTTGCTAAAAAAGTCTACGAGAACTATCGTACGCGTTACAAAGAAGGTATGGTCTCCATTTCAGATGTATTGATCAAACAATCCAAAGAGTTGGAGATGTTACTGAAACTTTTAACAGCAAAAAACAAACGCAATACAAAAGTCTTTGAACTAGACAGTATATTAAACAGGGGAGGTGCAGTGTGA